From Antechinus flavipes isolate AdamAnt ecotype Samford, QLD, Australia chromosome 1, AdamAnt_v2, whole genome shotgun sequence:
ATGAGAGATCAATTAAAGTCATAAAGATGTGTAAAGTTTCCTTTTGTCCAGAAAATCCAAAAATCCTTGTTAGGAAGCattaataatttcctattttctttagaACTCATCGCCACCCCTCTTATTTATTAAGTAAACTTCCAACAATCAGTGTCTgtcctaatttaaaaataatggaagCTTTGCTTCCATCCTGGAAAATTGTCTATACTTTTTAACtgagaaaattgttttgaaagaattaaaatccAGATTTATAATCTCAGCTCAGCTTTTTATGCAATAACACACAGGGAGGGACAGCAGACATTCTTAGAACAACTTGACTTCTCAATGGCAttcagaattaaattattttattacacCTGGGAACAATTAAACATTTGGCTGTCAGCTGTAAACaattactatagacaatgaaattAGTGGCTTTTCCTTAAGTATCCATGTATTTCTAATGACCTCAGTTAACATAAGTGAGATTGATCTGTGGACATATTGTTTGTGCATCCAGGACCAATTATATCCCCCAACTATTTTATCATGGAAGTGAAAAATATCACCAGAAAACCAGAGTAATTTTGCCCAACTCTAGAAAACTGTGCCTTGAATTTTATGCCTTGACAAGTAAGGAGAAAGCATCTATAGAAGAATGAGATACCATTTCTGCTACAGTGACATACTGAGACACATTGAGAGAGAGATTGAGTCAAAGATTGACAGATGATAGAAagagaatgagtgagtgaattgttttagaaggagagagagattcagggTGAACAATTGAAAGATGGGGAGACAGGCAGAGCTAGGACTTGCTGTCATTCATGTTGAGAATTTCTTCATTAATACAAATTAGCAACAACTCTGTAACTTTCTTGGAGAGTAGCTTGGCCAAGGAACACTGAGAAGTTAGGTGACTAGCCCATAGTAATACAGTTAGCATGTGTCTGGCTCAGTTTTTCTATACATCCTGCCAGGTTGCCTTTCATTTGTATTCAAacgaaaaagaaattctattcttGGATATAGTCAGTTCTtttgagaaaggggaaagaaaccaACAATACTTCTTAACTGACTATGGACAATCAATAACATTCAGTTATTCAGAAACCTCTATAGGAAATTCCAAGAGGCCAATAGGTTTATTAAGATTCATATGAGAGTTCATCCCTTTCTCTAAGTAATTGTCTCAGGAGAAGTCCTCAGCTGTTTTACTCCCTCCTGGAAATAAACCTTTCGGGCCAACATTGGGGCAAGAGGGGTGAGCAGCTGTATCCAGGCTTTCTCTGAGGTAAGAGCTAGTGCTGAGTGGTTGTGTTTCAAGGGCAAAGCTCTAGATGTAAAGAATGATAAACCAAACCCTAAAGTAGCCAGCACATATCTAGTGACAGACACAGTACAGCTACTCTAAATTATTCAAGCTTTCCCAGACTTCTGTCAGAAGAGACATAATTCATCTccattttcttattctataagCATGAAGAGACACAAGGTGAAAAAGCTAAAACTCTTCAATCATCAAGATGGTAAATGTTAGAGTAAGTCTTTATTTAGCCCATGAAGTATTTTTAGCATGATTCAGGCACTGGGAATCAGCTTTGAAGATAGAAAACTTAAACATGCTTTTGCGATATTTGTGGGTGATTtcttacttgctttttgtttgctAGTATTTTGCTGGCAAAGAGCCATTTAAACAGTTGTTTAATTATCCAGTATATCACAGGCATGTAACCTCCAAGATAAGCTGTGACTGTATTTTAGCAGTCATATCACTAGGGTCAAAAGTAACAACGAAAATTAAGCTTCAAATAAACAAATCTTAAAAGATCAGCTTTGTGTATGAAGAGTAATTAATAACTTGTTTAGGAAAATGTTACTGAAATGTGGTTTTGGACAAGGAACTGACACACTACTTCAGAGGTTAGATACCCTAATATTTAACAGGCTACCATTTGGTGGGCTGGCTGACTCGCCTGTAGGCATGGCACAAGTTAGTTCTTCACATGTAATTACACAACATTTAGACAATATCTTAATGACACCATGCACTTCAGCTGAATCAGGCCAGCTGGAAATTGTAGCAACATTCTGATTACCCAGGCACATGTAAAATTAAGACTTGTACAACCTCTGCTTTTCACTTGTGATGTTTTGATACAGATGTTCTTGGAAAGACTAAACAGTATTTAACAAACTAATCTCCTTTCAACTTTATTCCCTCTCCCTTCATGTGTACCACTAAGAATAAAATAGAACTTATTATTTAAAGAATGCTTAAGTTGATAACATACATCCTGTAACTTGTTCAATTTTATCAATCACAGAACACATGGCTACCCTTTGGGTAGTTTCAATGACTTTATATACTAATACtacccccttttttccccttaaaagccaatcaaattttattcttctccttACATGGAAATAGTTCAGCACAAAATAGAGTTGTTTAGAACTGCATGACTCATCCCATTAAATGGTTAATAACACAAATCATTCTTTTAGAAAAGACTGATTTTAGCACATgcacagaattttaaatttaaatcaccTTTCCTAGGATCTTCTTATATCTCATCATAAAAACACTTGGAGTTGGCATGCCTGAAGTTGGTGATAAAGAAAGTGTGCCTTAATATAATGAGTTCACTCAAGATAAAAACACTCactctttaattttctttgtgagATAAAAACTTGGAAAAGTACTACATAGGGCAAGAGGATAGACAGGGGAGGAGTCCATGCTCAGTTGTCAATAAATGCTTGAACAGCTTTCCCCCAGAGTTTTGAATAAACAAAACCACAACTATTTTATCTTTCAAGCACACATTGGTGTTGTCAAAATTTTTGGTTAAAAACAGAAAACTATAAACATCATCTCAAGAATTATGGTGACAAATGACTTTCTACTGCAAACAACTTTACTATGACATTACATCACCTGAAACCACTTTCTATGAAGCAGAAGGGTAGGAAAAAAACACATCAAAGTGAAATATTTGACACTTCTGATATAATAGCCATAAGTCAAAATTTTCAAAAGTGCAAATAATTTGCATAACATGAAAAACTGCTAGAtttgggaaaaggaggaagagaagttaCAGGAGGAAATGTGCAATTGGGATAGTTTataagaaaacatatttattcATGTTTTCATTGGCACACACATATTATGGAAAAACCAAgttcaaaaaacattttccacCTACATTTTTAATATAAGTTCTTACTTAGTGTGGCAAGCTATCAATCCCACTCCACCTTCAACCATCACTACCACTGTCTACCCTGGATATTTATCTTGGAAAAACATCACAGTTGGAATTACCAAAAGACAAGAATAAAAGTCTCTATCTGCAATTCATTGTCCCCTACCCTAATATGACTAGTAAAATTATTTAGATCTCATAATTTATTGAATGTTTTCAATGTATCATATCTTATACTTGGGAAACATTCAAATAACAATTAGTAATTACTAAACATCATCATTTGAAGGTGGCCAGGAAAAGCAGTGAATTCAATAATAATGGCATTTCCAGAATGACTGAAGGAAGCACACATGttaattccttccctctctaaTAAGGAGATTAAAAACACCTCACCAAAATCCCATTTCATAATTTGTTCTGAGAAGAAAAGTTCACTCTATGGGGTAAACTATATTCATGGAAAAAGACTTTTGTGCcttttactttgaaaataaagaatgacAATGAAATGTGTGTGAGGTCTTTGAGAAGACAGTCCCAGATGTTTACAATGCTGCTGTAGTATAGCTGTGCAATATGAGAGGTTTCTGAAGAAAAGAGTAGGATAGGACACCACAAAGCCGCCCATATGCTATTGACAATGCAGACAAGAGCATCATGTTACCATGAAAGAAGGCAAGCAGAAGACAAATAGCGGCAGTGGTGCCTTAAAAGTTAACTTCATGGACTGCAATCACTCAAACCAACACGAGGGACACAGAAAAatcaaaaccaggaaaaaaatgtttttctgttcTATGGGTTAGTGGAGCAGACTGTGTAGGGCTAGGGGTGGGGAAGAAACGACAAGAGTGGAATCAAACTTCACTCTCTGTGTAATAAAATTTCCCATAAAACCAGTATAATTGACAATGGGTAATTATTTTCAGATTGAAATAGCTCTGCCCAAAACTCTTAGCAAGATTGCCAGctaacagaaacaaaatttgtTTTCTAGAGCATTTacaggggagaaagaagagatctaTCTGCAACCAGGATGGTGGTGGAGGGTGGATGCATGCAGAGAAAGCACGCATACAGATAACTGCAGGCACAAGAGCCTCCTCCTTCTGGTAGTAGAGGTTTCCCGAACAAGCCAGTTGAGGAAGATGGAGTGGGGagagtgaagaaaaagaagggagcgGGTGTCTCAGTTTGATGTAATATATGCGGGGGTCTCCAGAGTGAAACTATTTTACCTAATCATTTTACAGGGGGTTGGGAACACCGATATTTAGCGGGTCACATCTGGAACAGATTTTTCCCCCGTGGAGGCTGGAGGGGTGAATAATTTCAAAGTGGGTGGGGGGGAGAACAAAATTGTATTCGGTACTTACTGTATGGGCAGTTCTCATTCTTGGTCCCGCTgacctttccattcttttcaatCTTGAGAAAGTACTTggtgaaagagaacagctttCTCCAGCGAACATCTCCTTGGAGGTGATTGTAGCTCCGCACATGTCTCCCCGCactggaaggagaagagaaggaggaggaggaggaagaggaggaggaagaggaagaagaagagttgGTGGCCTCCAGTGACAGCATGTCCTGGCCCATGTCGTGGCAGGTGACAGACACAGAAGACACCAAGAAGAGCAgcaagaagcagcagcagcagcagggcaGGTGGGGAAAGGCTGAGGCACCATGTGTCAGTATCCATTTCCACATTGTACTGAAACTCTCGGCGTTAGAAAATGTCTCATCAGAAGAAACATACTGGAAGGGTAAAACCCGGTAAAAGATGAGTAGAAAGCTGCTGTTGGATGCTGCTGGCTATCTTCCTCAGAGCTCTGATCTGGCCTGAAGTGAACGCATCAACATCCATAACTCAGGGGCACAAATGAACGGCCGgctgcttccttctctctctctctctctgtctctctctgtctctttctttctctctctctctctctctctctctctctctctttctttctctctctctctctctctctctctctctctttctct
This genomic window contains:
- the FGF10 gene encoding fibroblast growth factor 10 yields the protein MWKWILTHGASAFPHLPCCCCCFLLLFLVSSVSVTCHDMGQDMLSLEATNSSSSSSSSSSSSSSFSSPSSAGRHVRSYNHLQGDVRWRKLFSFTKYFLKIEKNGKVSGTKNENCPYSILEITSVEIGVVAVKAINSNYYLAMNKKGKLYGSREFNNDCKLKERIEENGYNTYASFNWQHNGRQMYVALNGKGAPRRGQKTRRKNTSAHFLPMVVHS